Proteins encoded in a region of the Suncus etruscus isolate mSunEtr1 chromosome 1, mSunEtr1.pri.cur, whole genome shotgun sequence genome:
- the SOST gene encoding sclerostin: MQLSLALCLVCLLLQAAFLGGTGQGWQTFKNDATEIIPELGLYPEPPPDLENNKTMNRAENGGRPPHHPFETKDASEYSCRELHLTRYVTDGPCRSTKPVTELVCSGQCGPARQLPNAIGRGKWWRPNGPEFRCIPDRYRAQRVQLLCPGDAAPRTRKVRLVATCKCKRLTRSHNQSELKDFGLDTVRPHKGRKSRPRARGAKANRVELENAY, encoded by the exons ATGCAGCTCTCTCTTGCCCTGTGTCTCGTTTGCTTGCTGCTGCAGGCCGCCTTCCTTGGGGGGACAGGCCAAGGATGGCAAACCTTCAAGAATGATGCCACGGAAATCATCCCAGAGCTGGGCTTGTACCCAGAACCTCCGCCAGATCTGGAGAACAACAAGACCATGAACCGGGCAGAGAATGGGGGGAGGCCACCCCACCACCCCTTCGAGACCAAAG ATGCATCCGAGTACAGCTGCCGCGAGCTGCACCTCACCCGCTACGTGACTGACGGGCCTTGTCGCAGCACCAAGCCGGTCACCGAGCTGGTGTGCTCGGGCCAGTGCGGGCCGGCGCGCCAGCTGCCCAACGCCATCGGCCGCGGCAAGTGGTGGCGCCCGAACGGGCCCGAGTTCCGTTGCATCCCCGACCGCTACCGCGCGCAGCGGGTGCAGCTGCTGTGTCCGGGGGACGCGGCGCCCCGAACCCGCAAGGTGCGCCTGGTGGCCACGTGCAAGTGCAAACGTCTCACTCGCTCCCACAACCAGTCGGAGCTCAAGGACTTCGGGCTCGACACTGTGCGGCCGCACAAGGGCCGCAAGTCACGGCCCCGGGCCCGGGGTGCCAAGGCCAACCGGGTCGAGCTGGAGAACGCCTACTAG